A stretch of Rhizobium sp. TH2 DNA encodes these proteins:
- a CDS encoding ABC transporter substrate-binding protein: MRTSIGMLAAALLTAASIHSYAAAETVLRLDEVAVGELDPAKASDNADSILMFNIYDALVIPKQGQPGYDPHVAESWETDGKTFTFKLRGEVKFQSGNALTAEDVVFSLDRMKALGQGMSYLFTNVEKAEAVDATTVKFTLKDPYSPFVSALTRLPIIDKKLVMENLAAGDGEMKDWGQAYLSTHGAGTGAYKVVSHNPQEETVMAKNAAYFVPINAKAPDTVRFRYGLEAATVRTLIAQGEHDISSQWMPPEVLKSLAAEGAQLFTEKGVAEFYIKINTAKPPFDDVECRQAISYAFDYDSGIKMVAVSDTVSQGSPSTGALPVGLLGSLPSDQSYKRDLDKAKEHLAKCKYKAEDLNIEISWIGEVPLEERFALLMQANFAEIGIKSEVRKVPWALFTEQVTKPENTPNISQVFVNTVTGDPDTLLYGMYHSKSAGTWMSPEYLKDAEVDALLDKGRVAPEAERAKIYEEVNQRLKDLAPSIFAQDQTAVYAASKRVSAPALTDPAKAFALGAFGFNFRLMEMNE; the protein is encoded by the coding sequence ATGAGGACCAGCATAGGAATGCTCGCAGCGGCCCTGCTCACGGCCGCCTCCATCCACAGCTATGCCGCGGCGGAAACCGTTCTTCGCCTCGACGAAGTGGCCGTCGGCGAACTCGACCCGGCCAAGGCATCCGACAATGCCGACTCGATCCTGATGTTCAACATCTATGATGCGCTCGTCATCCCCAAGCAGGGCCAGCCGGGCTATGATCCGCATGTAGCGGAGAGCTGGGAGACCGACGGCAAGACATTCACCTTCAAATTGCGCGGCGAAGTGAAGTTCCAGAGCGGCAATGCGCTCACTGCCGAGGACGTGGTGTTCTCGCTCGATCGCATGAAGGCACTCGGCCAGGGCATGTCCTACCTCTTCACCAATGTGGAGAAGGCCGAGGCCGTTGATGCCACGACCGTGAAATTCACCCTCAAGGATCCCTATTCGCCCTTCGTCTCGGCGCTGACCCGCCTGCCGATCATCGACAAGAAGCTGGTGATGGAAAATCTCGCTGCCGGCGACGGCGAGATGAAGGACTGGGGCCAGGCCTATCTCTCCACCCATGGCGCGGGCACCGGCGCCTACAAGGTCGTCTCGCACAATCCGCAGGAAGAGACCGTGATGGCCAAGAACGCGGCCTATTTCGTGCCGATCAATGCCAAGGCGCCCGATACTGTTCGCTTCCGCTATGGCCTCGAAGCCGCCACCGTCCGCACCCTGATCGCCCAGGGCGAGCACGACATCTCCTCGCAATGGATGCCGCCGGAAGTGCTGAAATCGCTGGCGGCCGAGGGCGCGCAACTGTTCACCGAAAAGGGCGTCGCGGAATTCTACATCAAAATCAACACCGCCAAGCCACCCTTCGATGATGTCGAGTGCCGCCAGGCGATCTCCTATGCCTTCGACTATGATTCCGGCATCAAGATGGTGGCCGTCTCCGACACGGTTTCCCAGGGCAGCCCCTCCACGGGCGCACTGCCGGTCGGCCTTCTCGGCTCGCTTCCCTCCGACCAGAGCTACAAGCGCGATCTCGACAAGGCCAAGGAACATCTGGCCAAGTGCAAGTACAAGGCCGAAGATCTGAACATTGAGATTTCCTGGATCGGCGAAGTGCCGCTGGAAGAACGTTTCGCGCTGCTGATGCAGGCCAATTTCGCCGAAATCGGCATCAAATCCGAGGTCCGCAAGGTGCCATGGGCGCTGTTCACCGAACAGGTCACCAAGCCTGAAAACACGCCGAATATCAGCCAGGTGTTCGTCAACACCGTGACGGGTGATCCCGATACGCTGCTTTACGGCATGTATCATTCCAAGTCCGCCGGTACATGGATGTCGCCGGAATACCTGAAGGACGCTGAGGTCGATGCACTGCTCGACAAGGGCCGCGTCGCACCGGAGGCCGAGCGAGCCAAGATCTACGAGGAGGTCAACCAGCGCCTCAAGGACCTCGCGCCGTCGATCTTCGCCCAGGACCAGACGGCTGTGTATGCCGCCAGCAAGCGGGTATCGGCGCCTGCGCTGACCGATCCGGCGAAGGCCTTCGCCCTCGGCGCCTTCGGATTCAATTTCCGCCTGATGGAGATGAATGAGTAG
- a CDS encoding ABC transporter permease: MPPLVRLLAKRLGTSLIVLIGVSLLIFAIARVIPGDPARIALGPNATADAVAALRDRLHLNDNFFTQYAYFLGDLFRGDLGISLYTNRPVTTDIIQFLPATMELVIVSGIMMVALGLPLGVLSARYRGTWIDHVIRLVTLLGVSAPGFVWAVILMLVFAYYIRIFPIAGRISDTYTIQTVTGFLMIDTLIAGNLKAFGNAAWHIVLPAFALALSGIGQAARLVRSNMVETYDKPYIEMAEAYGFPAKRIANRYAFRPSLIPSLTIIGLDFAAMLGNAFLIEAVYAWPGLSRYGVAVILRKDLNAIVGTVLIISAMFLIVNIIVDLMVSIINPRIRLSQRAS; encoded by the coding sequence ATGCCGCCTCTTGTCCGCCTTCTCGCGAAGCGGCTCGGAACATCGCTGATCGTGCTGATCGGCGTATCCCTGCTGATCTTCGCCATCGCCCGGGTCATTCCCGGCGATCCGGCGCGCATTGCGCTCGGGCCGAATGCCACAGCGGACGCGGTGGCGGCGCTCCGCGACCGACTGCATCTCAACGACAATTTCTTCACCCAGTATGCCTATTTCCTCGGTGACCTGTTTCGTGGCGATCTCGGCATCTCGCTCTACACCAACCGACCAGTGACGACAGATATCATCCAGTTCCTGCCGGCGACGATGGAACTGGTGATTGTCTCGGGCATCATGATGGTGGCGCTTGGCCTGCCGCTCGGCGTACTCTCCGCACGCTATCGAGGCACGTGGATCGATCACGTCATCCGGCTCGTCACCCTGCTCGGCGTCTCCGCCCCCGGCTTCGTCTGGGCCGTCATCCTGATGCTGGTCTTCGCCTATTATATCCGCATCTTCCCCATCGCTGGCCGTATTTCGGATACCTACACGATCCAGACCGTCACCGGCTTCCTGATGATAGACACGCTGATCGCTGGCAACTTAAAGGCCTTCGGCAATGCCGCATGGCACATCGTGCTGCCGGCTTTCGCGCTGGCGCTTTCCGGCATCGGCCAGGCCGCGCGGCTGGTGCGCTCCAACATGGTCGAGACCTATGACAAGCCCTATATCGAAATGGCCGAGGCCTATGGCTTTCCAGCCAAACGCATCGCCAACCGCTATGCCTTCCGGCCGTCGCTCATCCCGTCGCTGACGATCATCGGGCTCGATTTCGCCGCCATGCTCGGCAATGCATTCCTCATCGAGGCGGTCTATGCATGGCCGGGACTATCGCGCTACGGCGTCGCCGTCATCCTGCGCAAGGATCTCAACGCCATCGTCGGCACCGTCCTGATCATCTCGGCCATGTTCCTGATCGTCAACATCATCGTCGATCTCATGGTCTCGATCATCAATCCCCGCATCCGACTGTCGCAGAGGGCCTCGTGA
- a CDS encoding ABC transporter permease yields MKTLAILTRNPLSLIGLVLVGIVVLSALLADFITPFPEHVGSVVDFTNFNKPPQWPNIFGTDLVGRDLFTRVIYAYRISLILGVVVLALAVPVGVAIGLLAGYLGGWTEYLLMRLTDVFLSIPPLVLAMSMMGLLAPTLTNGMIAVTVMWWPWYTRLVYNIARSEKEEGYVLAAEVIGASKTHIMFREILPNCIPSIVTKMTLDFGFVILIASSLSFLGLGVQPPTPDLGSMVAEGAKYLPDSWWLTVFPGVAILVAVFGFNLIGDALREILGIDQ; encoded by the coding sequence ATGAAGACGCTGGCCATTCTCACCCGTAATCCGCTATCGCTGATCGGCCTAGTCCTTGTGGGGATCGTGGTGCTTTCGGCGCTGCTGGCGGATTTCATCACGCCATTTCCGGAGCATGTCGGATCGGTGGTCGATTTCACCAATTTCAACAAGCCGCCGCAATGGCCGAACATCTTCGGCACCGACCTCGTCGGCCGCGACCTCTTCACCCGGGTGATCTACGCCTACCGCATCTCGCTGATCCTCGGCGTCGTGGTGCTGGCGCTCGCGGTTCCGGTCGGCGTCGCGATCGGTCTGCTGGCCGGCTATCTCGGCGGCTGGACCGAATATCTGCTGATGCGGCTGACCGACGTCTTCCTGTCGATCCCGCCGCTGGTGCTCGCCATGTCGATGATGGGACTGCTCGCGCCGACACTGACCAACGGGATGATCGCCGTCACCGTCATGTGGTGGCCGTGGTACACGCGGCTGGTCTACAACATCGCCCGCTCCGAGAAGGAGGAGGGCTATGTACTGGCCGCCGAGGTGATCGGTGCATCGAAGACCCACATCATGTTCCGCGAAATCCTGCCGAACTGCATTCCATCCATCGTCACCAAGATGACGCTGGATTTCGGCTTCGTCATCCTCATCGCCTCGTCACTCAGCTTCCTCGGCCTCGGCGTGCAACCGCCGACGCCCGATCTCGGCTCCATGGTCGCGGAAGGCGCCAAATATCTCCCCGACAGCTGGTGGCTGACAGTCTTCCCCGGCGTCGCCATCCTCGTTGCCGTTTTCGGCTTCAACCTGATCGGCGATGCTTTGCGGGAGATCCTGGGGATCGACCAATGA
- a CDS encoding helix-turn-helix domain-containing protein: MLAEPRADAPAIELGQHLRKRRKELKLTLQEVADGAGFSVGFISQIERGITVPSLVSLISVCRVLKTDIGAFFKQPKSETPVTRHQNRQVYGPGGTSANVVTYERLSASFPGNVLRSTLMHEPPGFRSEPMSHEGEEMFFIVEGALTIELDGETMILEAGDTAHFPSTRTHVTWNHTASPTTVLHTCTMDVFGDGEPSGDPNTSLVVTRAVNRRSAPKELKISKGKSK, translated from the coding sequence GTGTTAGCCGAGCCTCGCGCCGATGCGCCGGCCATCGAACTGGGACAGCACCTGCGCAAGCGGCGCAAGGAGCTGAAGCTCACGCTTCAGGAAGTTGCCGACGGAGCGGGCTTCTCTGTCGGCTTCATCTCCCAGATCGAGCGCGGCATCACGGTACCATCCCTCGTGTCGCTCATATCCGTTTGCCGCGTATTGAAGACCGATATCGGCGCGTTTTTCAAGCAACCAAAATCTGAAACGCCCGTCACCCGCCACCAGAACCGACAGGTCTATGGCCCCGGCGGCACATCGGCAAACGTCGTCACCTATGAGCGCCTTTCCGCCTCCTTTCCCGGCAATGTGCTGCGAAGCACACTGATGCATGAACCGCCGGGTTTTCGCAGCGAACCGATGTCGCATGAGGGTGAAGAGATGTTCTTCATCGTCGAGGGTGCGCTGACGATAGAGCTCGACGGCGAGACGATGATCCTCGAGGCCGGCGACACCGCGCATTTTCCATCCACCCGCACCCATGTGACGTGGAACCACACGGCCAGCCCGACCACCGTGCTGCACACCTGCACCATGGATGTGTTCGGCGACGGCGAACCGTCGGGCGATCCCAATACCAGCCTGGTCGTCACCAGGGCGGTCAACCGGCGCTCGGCGCCAAAAGAACTCAAAATAAGCAAGGGGAAATCAAAATGA